In Candidatus Roseilinea sp., one DNA window encodes the following:
- the purF gene encoding amidophosphoribosyltransferase, with amino-acid sequence MTDLDKPRHECGVFGAYTPGEQAARVTFFALHALQHRGQESAGICSSDGRVAHIHKAMGLVSNVFTEENLAPLKGEFAIGHTRYSTTGGAYLRNAQPYLIETLHGPLGVAHNGNLINAPQLRRDLLQRGIGLTSSSDSEVMTLMLAGAPGETMEQRIAACMRRWYGAYSIVVLTPRAIYAARDPWGFRPLVWGRLPATHGGNGSGGLAVASESCALSTIGATYEGEVHQGEIVRLDENGFHRTQAVAPERGALCTFEHIYFARPDSIWDGHVIHHVRQQLGIQLARESHVDADVVCGVPDSATPAAMGYSRESGVPISEVLIKNRYIGRTFIQPSDRLRKSGVRLKFNVLAENVQGKRVILIDDSIVRGNTSGPLVKMVREAGAREIHLRITCPPIAHPCYMGVDMATHDELIAHRMSVAQMREHFGCDTLAFLSLEGMMRAIGRAGGYCNACFTGRYPLPIEVVPDKQVFEGVFG; translated from the coding sequence ATGACTGATCTGGACAAACCCCGCCATGAATGCGGCGTATTCGGCGCATATACACCCGGCGAACAGGCGGCGCGCGTAACGTTCTTCGCGTTGCACGCCCTGCAACATCGTGGCCAGGAATCGGCCGGCATCTGCTCATCCGATGGCCGCGTCGCCCACATCCACAAAGCGATGGGGCTGGTGAGCAACGTCTTCACCGAAGAGAATTTGGCGCCGTTGAAGGGTGAGTTCGCCATCGGCCACACGCGCTACAGCACCACCGGCGGCGCGTATTTGCGCAACGCACAACCCTACTTGATCGAGACCTTGCACGGACCGTTGGGCGTGGCGCACAACGGCAACTTGATCAACGCGCCGCAGTTGCGCCGCGACTTGTTGCAACGCGGCATCGGCCTCACGTCGTCGTCGGACAGCGAAGTGATGACGCTGATGCTGGCCGGCGCGCCCGGTGAGACGATGGAACAGCGCATCGCCGCGTGCATGCGCCGGTGGTATGGCGCATACTCGATCGTCGTCCTCACACCGCGGGCGATCTACGCCGCGCGCGATCCGTGGGGCTTCCGGCCGCTGGTCTGGGGCCGGCTGCCCGCGACACATGGCGGCAACGGCTCGGGGGGCTTGGCCGTAGCCTCCGAGTCGTGCGCGCTCAGCACCATCGGCGCGACCTACGAAGGCGAGGTGCATCAAGGCGAGATCGTCCGGCTGGACGAAAACGGCTTCCATCGCACCCAGGCTGTCGCGCCGGAGCGTGGTGCGCTATGCACCTTTGAACACATCTACTTCGCCCGCCCCGACAGCATCTGGGACGGCCACGTCATCCACCACGTGCGCCAACAACTCGGCATACAGTTGGCCCGCGAGAGCCACGTGGACGCCGACGTGGTGTGCGGCGTGCCCGACAGCGCCACGCCGGCGGCCATGGGCTACTCGCGCGAGTCCGGCGTGCCGATCAGTGAGGTGCTGATCAAGAACCGCTACATCGGCCGCACCTTCATCCAGCCCAGCGACCGGCTGCGCAAGAGCGGCGTGCGGCTCAAGTTCAACGTGCTGGCCGAGAACGTGCAGGGCAAGCGTGTCATCCTGATTGACGATAGCATCGTGCGCGGCAACACCAGCGGGCCGTTGGTGAAGATGGTGCGCGAGGCCGGCGCACGCGAAATCCACCTGCGCATCACCTGCCCGCCCATCGCCCACCCGTGCTACATGGGCGTGGACATGGCCACGCACGACGAGCTGATCGCCCATCGCATGAGCGTGGCGCAGATGCGCGAGCACTTCGGCTGCGATACGCTCGCCTTCCTTAGCCTGGAAGGCATGATGCGCGCGATCGGCCGCGCCGGCGGCTATTGCAACGCCTGCTTCACCGGCCGGTATCCGTTGCCCATCGAAGTCGTGCCCGACAAACAGGTGTTCGAGGGCGTGTTCGGCTAG
- a CDS encoding threonylcarbamoyl-AMP synthase, with amino-acid sequence MIGNWGLEIVTRRLWISDVESPEGREAIREAAEAIRAGELVAFPTETVYGLGANAFDARAAARIFEAKQRPLNDPLIVHIADPTDLTDLTDLTDPANLPTLVATLTRAFWPGPLTLVLPRSQNVPPIVSAGLDTVAVRMPDHPVAQALIRASGVPIAAPSANRFGHVSPTTAQHVLDDLDGRIDLVLDGGPTPIGVESTVLDLTSNPLRILRPGGVTREHIEAVLAGIGKRLEIEDRRFISSHPLPSPGMLPSHYAPRAKLVLCRDTDDVLARRATFAARGLKTGLLILESQREACDNVHPQFVLGEAMSDVARNLYAGLRALDSAGVDVILVTEVPRVGLGEAIADRLARAAAKTSDERHDSKHD; translated from the coding sequence GTGATTGGTAATTGGGGATTGGAGATTGTGACGAGAAGGCTGTGGATCAGCGATGTCGAATCGCCAGAAGGGCGTGAGGCGATCCGCGAAGCGGCGGAAGCCATCCGGGCGGGCGAGCTGGTGGCCTTCCCCACCGAGACCGTGTACGGCCTTGGCGCCAACGCGTTCGATGCGCGCGCCGCTGCACGGATCTTCGAAGCCAAACAACGCCCGCTGAACGACCCACTCATCGTCCACATCGCCGACCCGACCGATTTGACCGATCTGACCGACCTAACGGACCCGGCCAACCTGCCAACACTCGTCGCAACATTGACGCGCGCCTTCTGGCCCGGCCCGCTCACGCTGGTGCTGCCGCGCAGCCAAAACGTGCCGCCCATCGTCTCGGCCGGTCTCGACACGGTCGCCGTGCGCATGCCGGATCACCCTGTGGCGCAGGCGCTGATCCGCGCCAGCGGCGTCCCCATCGCCGCGCCCAGCGCCAATCGCTTCGGCCACGTCAGCCCCACCACGGCGCAACACGTGCTCGACGACCTGGACGGCCGGATTGACCTGGTGCTGGACGGCGGCCCCACTCCCATCGGTGTCGAGTCCACGGTGCTGGATTTGACCAGCAACCCGCTGCGCATCCTGCGACCGGGCGGCGTGACGCGCGAGCATATCGAGGCCGTGCTGGCCGGAATTGGCAAGCGATTAGAGATTGAAGATCGGAGATTCATCTCCTCTCATCCCCTCCCTTCCCCCGGCATGTTGCCCTCGCACTACGCGCCGCGGGCGAAGCTGGTGCTATGCCGCGACACCGATGACGTGCTCGCCCGACGTGCGACCTTTGCGGCGCGAGGCCTAAAAACCGGTCTGCTGATCCTGGAAAGCCAACGCGAAGCATGCGACAATGTACATCCGCAGTTCGTGCTCGGCGAGGCGATGAGCGACGTCGCACGCAACCTGTATGCCGGCCTGCGCGCGCTCGACAGTGCCGGTGTGGACGTCATCTTGGTGACCGAGGTGCCGCGCGTCGGGCTGGGCGAGGCAATTGCCGACCGGCTGGCGCGCGCGGCGGCGAAGACGAGTGACGAACGGCACGACAGCAAACATGACTGA
- the purC gene encoding phosphoribosylaminoimidazole-succinocarboxamide synthase, with protein MKLPTPFVQSDLPLGPRHAGKVRDWYDLPGGRRALVATDRLSAFDCILGAIPYKGQVLNQLSAFWFERTRDIVPNHLLEVPDPNVSIVKVCRPWPVEIVVRGYITGVTATSLWTLYARGERELYGVRLPDGLRKNDRLPHPIITPTTKAVAGAHDERTTRDEIIARGLVPEDVYAQIERAALALFARGSEICAQGGLTLVDTKYEFGDRDGELTLIDEVHTPDSSRFWQISPAGEPIHFDKEFVRLWYTERGYRGEGAPPPMSDALVAAACRRYIQAYEMITGQTFVPGAYPVNERILAGMGNW; from the coding sequence ATGAAACTTCCCACTCCTTTTGTGCAAAGCGACCTGCCGCTGGGGCCGCGACACGCTGGCAAGGTGCGCGACTGGTACGACTTGCCCGGCGGCCGGCGCGCGCTCGTTGCAACCGATCGCCTCTCGGCCTTCGACTGCATCCTCGGTGCCATCCCCTACAAAGGACAAGTGCTCAACCAACTGTCCGCCTTCTGGTTCGAGCGCACACGCGACATCGTGCCGAATCATTTGCTGGAGGTACCCGACCCGAACGTGAGCATCGTCAAGGTCTGCAGGCCCTGGCCGGTGGAAATCGTCGTGCGCGGCTATATCACCGGCGTGACGGCCACTTCGCTATGGACGCTCTATGCCCGCGGCGAGCGCGAACTCTACGGCGTCCGGCTGCCGGACGGCTTGCGCAAAAACGACCGCCTGCCCCATCCCATCATCACGCCGACGACCAAGGCCGTCGCGGGGGCGCACGATGAACGCACCACCCGCGACGAGATCATTGCGCGCGGCCTGGTGCCAGAAGACGTATATGCACAAATCGAGCGCGCGGCGCTGGCGCTCTTCGCGCGCGGCAGCGAAATCTGCGCCCAGGGCGGCCTGACGCTGGTGGACACGAAATACGAGTTCGGCGACCGTGACGGCGAGTTGACCTTGATTGACGAAGTGCACACGCCGGATTCGTCGCGCTTCTGGCAGATCTCCCCAGCGGGCGAACCGATTCACTTCGATAAGGAGTTCGTCCGGCTGTGGTATACCGAGCGCGGCTACCGCGGCGAAGGCGCGCCGCCGCCGATGAGCGACGCGCTGGTCGCCGCCGCCTGCCGACGCTATATCCAGGCCTACGAGATGATCACCGGCCAGACATTCGTCCCCGGGGCGTATCCGGTGAACGAGCGGATTTTGGCGGGGATGGGTAACTGGTGA
- a CDS encoding 30S ribosomal protein S1, protein MENQGTPQQANNPKQGEDDFSQLLDQFQAKVSNFEKDQLVSGRIISITDREILVELGAKSEGIVSSKDIEALPKDVRSSLKVGDEVFAYVVQPEDQNGNVVLSMSKAISEKDWRYAEELFEKQEAIEAMIAGFNKGGVIIKVGRLRGFVPASQLSLAHQRMLGDESLPPEQRFQKLVGQKALIKVIELDRERNRLILSERAASKEARQAQKEKLLGSIEVGQTLEGVVSSVKDFGVFVDLGGADGMIHLTELSHTRIKHPSEVVKEGDKVSVKVINVERDTGRIGLSLKALAPDPWQAIGKKYKPGQLLEAEVIKVHPKHGVFARLKDDEAIEGLIPLSELSDKPINSPRELVKEGQILTLRVLRVEPEQRRIALSLRRVNRPEYADADWRAEALDEDRTSLPDVVDDSISDSSESVAEPSPADAD, encoded by the coding sequence ATGGAGAATCAAGGAACCCCCCAACAGGCCAACAACCCGAAGCAGGGGGAAGATGATTTTTCGCAGTTGCTCGACCAGTTCCAGGCGAAGGTGAGCAACTTCGAAAAAGATCAGCTTGTGTCGGGGCGCATCATTTCGATCACCGATCGCGAGATCCTGGTCGAATTGGGTGCGAAGTCCGAGGGCATCGTATCCAGCAAAGACATCGAAGCGCTTCCCAAAGATGTGCGCAGCAGCCTGAAGGTGGGTGACGAGGTCTTCGCCTACGTCGTGCAGCCGGAAGACCAAAACGGCAACGTCGTGCTCTCGATGAGCAAGGCGATCTCGGAGAAGGACTGGCGCTATGCCGAAGAGCTGTTTGAGAAGCAAGAGGCGATTGAAGCGATGATCGCCGGCTTCAACAAGGGTGGGGTCATCATCAAGGTGGGCCGGCTGCGCGGCTTCGTGCCGGCTTCTCAACTCAGCCTGGCGCACCAACGGATGCTGGGTGATGAGAGCCTGCCTCCCGAGCAACGCTTCCAAAAGCTGGTCGGCCAGAAGGCGCTGATCAAAGTGATCGAGCTGGATCGTGAGCGCAACCGTCTGATCTTGAGCGAGCGCGCCGCCAGCAAAGAAGCGCGGCAAGCCCAAAAGGAGAAGCTGCTCGGCAGCATCGAAGTCGGCCAGACGTTGGAAGGCGTCGTCAGCAGCGTCAAAGACTTCGGCGTGTTCGTAGATTTGGGCGGCGCCGACGGTATGATCCACCTGACCGAACTCTCCCACACGCGCATCAAGCATCCGAGTGAGGTGGTGAAGGAAGGTGACAAGGTCAGCGTCAAGGTGATCAACGTCGAGCGAGACACCGGCCGCATCGGCCTGAGCCTGAAGGCGCTCGCGCCGGACCCATGGCAGGCGATCGGCAAGAAATACAAGCCAGGCCAGTTGCTCGAAGCCGAGGTGATCAAGGTGCATCCCAAGCACGGCGTCTTCGCCCGCTTGAAGGACGACGAAGCGATCGAGGGGCTGATCCCGCTCAGCGAACTGAGCGACAAACCGATCAACAGCCCGCGTGAGCTGGTGAAGGAAGGCCAAATACTCACCTTGCGCGTGCTACGCGTCGAGCCGGAGCAACGCCGCATTGCGCTCAGCCTGCGGCGGGTGAACCGGCCGGAGTATGCAGACGCAGACTGGCGGGCCGAAGCGCTGGACGAAGACCGAACCTCCCTCCCGGACGTCGTGGATGACTCGATCAGCGATAGTAGCGAATCTGTCGCTGAACCATCGCCTGCGGATGCGGATTGA